Proteins co-encoded in one Kutzneria chonburiensis genomic window:
- a CDS encoding non-ribosomal peptide synthetase gives MARHETLRTVLPEADGVPYQHVLPEAIPVFATVRVTEDELPQAIAEAGRYTFDLATELPLRVTLFQLSEQEHVLCLLLHHIAGDGWSLAPLVRDLGMAYAARRDGGRPAWPDLPVQYVDYTLWQQDLLGSEDDPNSLAAKQLQHWTTELAGAPQQLDLPADHRRPAVARFRGQTVPFELDEHVHAALSKLARDNQVTLFMVFQAAFATLLTRMGAGTDIPIGSPIAGRTDEAMDNLVGFFVNTLVLRTDTSGDPSFRDLLSRVRKAGLAAFAHQDLPFEKLVEHLQPERSLSRNPLFQVLLAFQNMPGGLTEFPGLTITTEPVRVDFAKFDLALAVRERFEGGIEGDFEFNTDLFERGTVEAFGQRLVGVLAAVAADPKRPISQLDVMVPGERDRLVIEHNATPTAGDADTVPALFRQRVAEAPDATAVVFEGEQLTYAELDDRSNRLARLLIASGAGAERLVALGLPRSIDLVVAQLAVLKAGAAYLPVDPDYPSERIAYMLGDAKPALLLTHTDLASRWPDLPTIFLDGLELDRYSAQAPEVSVSVAHPAYVIYTSGSTGRPKGVVASHFGAKALVSSQRERLGVGAGSRVLQFASTSFDAAFWELCMGLLSGATLVLAPADRLLPGNALVTLLTQQRITHVTLPPAALPVMAPQEWPTGVTLVVAGEATAPDLVERWSEGRVMINAYGPTETTVCATMSTPLTGAVVPPIGSPIMDARMYVLDDQLRPVPTGAVGELYLAGAGLARGYLNRPDLSATRFLADPFGPAGARMYRSGDLGRWRADGTLEFVGRVDDQVKVRGFRIELGEVEAALSECPEVSQAAVIARDGQLVGYIVPAEDSEQLDVEHVDEWQRTYESVYENAGSGEFGQNFEGWNSSYDGTPIPLEQMREWRDATVQRILALQPKRVLELGVGSGLIMAEVAPHCEAYWGSDFSTAVIDALQAQIAERPDYAAKVQLKAAAAHELDGFPTGHFDVVVINSVSQYFPNAAYLHDVITGALALLAPGGTVFVGDVRNLRTLPALHAAMEHGRTERELVVAPEFFASIPGVAAVDIQLERGSFHNELTRHRYHVALHKDTAQVVDVADAPVLEWTDLDALRVALVGEQLRVVNVPNSRLFTERGGSTPVDVEEFHALGEELGYRVAVTWAADDLVDVVFTTADGVLDGVYRPLEDGSPSTNEPSRIQHKPALAASIRTRLGNWLPKHMVPAFVVVLDEMPLTPNGKVDRKALPAPDLAAGSTGRAPRNSREQVLCTLFAEVLGVPEVGIEDNFFDMGGHSLLATRLVSRIRATLAAEIGVRDLFEAPTVESLALALDTADQARPPLVAGPRPELVPLSFAQRRLWFLNQLEGPSPTYNIPLPLRLAGPIDQDAMRLALSDLVARHESLRTVFPAHNGVPYQEILADATPVLEVAEFTDDAVANAARHCFDLAGELPIRAWLFENGPEDHVLLVLLHHIAADGWSWSPLARDLATAYAARRDGAAPTWAPLPVQYADYTLWQQDLLDGLMDEQLAYWERALAGIPEQLELPTDRPRPAVAGHDGDAVPFRIENRLYRGLLDLAKDSQATVFMVLQAAFAALLTRMGAGTDIPIGSPIAGRTDEALDDLVGFFVNTLVLRTDTSGDPSFRELLDRVRATSLSAYANQDLPFEKLVEHLQPERSLSRHPLFQVMVAFQNSVSADLDLPGLDAKLETTGVGIAKFDLHLSIAERARVIDCALEYRSDLFDRSTVAAMTDRLYRLLEFAVASPDRPIGTFDLVTADEREALLAAGTGVTLPAPEVSVPELFEAAVAKTPDARAVLFEGESVTFAELNARANRVAHALIARGVRPETVVALAMPRSIEMVVALVGILKAGAAYLPIDPDYPASRVEFMLADAAPALVLTPEVVSELDGPDSNPEVAIAQGNPAYLVYTSGSTGRPKAVVMPTSGLVNLLTWHQWRFADRPGTVTAQFTAIGFDFSVQEILATLVTGRTLAVPTEDVRRSAELLVGWLDANAVSELYAPNLVIEAMVEAAAEQGTELPALTDVLQGGEALTLSPRVRAFFDRPGRRLHNVYGPAETHACTTDSLPENVVDWPAIASIGDTVANDRVYVLDNALRLVPRGVVGELYVAGNGLARGYFNRPDISSTRFVADPFSAGRMYRTGDLVRWSSTGALEFVGRADDQVKIRGFRVELGEVEAVVACCPGVSRAAVLVRDKALVAYVTGADLVPATVREYVAGRLPDYMVPTSVVVLDEFPLTVNGKLDRKALPAPVLDSSQREPRTVVEEVLCSLFAEVLNRPQVGVDDGFFELGGHSLLATRLVSRVRSVLGVELSVRSLFEAPTVAGLARVVGDIGDDARPTLAPYERGDRLPLSFAQQRLWFLHRVEGPSPTYNLPFALRLTGALNEAALQAAVDALVARHESLRTIFPDEDGVPYQEILDDVSVAIKVVPTTPDDLPELLAASVREGIDLASELPLRVTLFRLSAHEHVLCLLLHHIAGDGWSLAPLVRDLTTAYAARRNGVAPRWQPLPVQYADYTLWQQELLGTDDDPDSVVSKQIEFWRGALAGAPDEIDLPTDYPRPAVSASDGDTVLFHIEPPLHAALTDLARGTGASLFMVLQAAFATLLTRMGAGTDIPIGTPIAGRTDEALDDLVGFFVNTLVLRTDTSGDPSFRELLDRVRAVNLAAYANQDLPFERLVEAVNPERTLSRHPLFQVMLALQNTPEAALRLPGLDAAVEPFGIGIAKFDLTVNLTERGDNGGIDAVIEYRRDLFERATAAALTERFLRVLATVAADPERSIGDIDVLKEAEHAAIAGGLAGLPAPYGVDSTVAHRFAEQADRTPDAVAVRDGFRSLTYRELDAQANRVANLVLEHGSPTVAVHMERSVDLVVAVLGILKAGSAYVPLHHGYPVDRMRHVIAETGARVLLADRTQPEFDCTVLTVADASVYAATDPGIAGNPDALAYVMYTSGSTGVPKGVAITQRDVLSLAFDRCWRSGPGSGCYCTPRTPSTSPPTSCGCRCWVAVRSSWPRPVTSTFPCCGS, from the coding sequence GTGGCCCGCCACGAAACCCTGCGCACGGTGCTCCCCGAGGCCGATGGCGTACCGTACCAGCACGTTCTGCCGGAGGCGATCCCGGTTTTCGCCACGGTTCGCGTGACCGAGGACGAGCTGCCCCAGGCCATCGCCGAGGCCGGCCGCTACACCTTCGACCTGGCCACCGAACTGCCGCTGCGGGTCACGCTTTTCCAGTTGTCCGAACAGGAACATGTGCTGTGCCTGCTACTGCACCACATCGCCGGTGACGGCTGGTCGCTCGCGCCGCTGGTCCGCGACCTCGGCATGGCCTACGCCGCCCGCCGCGACGGCGGCCGTCCGGCCTGGCCGGACCTGCCCGTGCAGTATGTGGACTACACGCTCTGGCAGCAGGATCTGTTGGGCTCCGAGGACGATCCGAACAGCCTTGCAGCCAAGCAACTTCAGCACTGGACTACCGAGCTGGCCGGTGCGCCGCAGCAGTTGGACCTGCCGGCCGACCACCGTCGCCCAGCGGTGGCCCGCTTCCGCGGCCAGACCGTGCCGTTCGAGCTGGACGAGCACGTGCACGCCGCGCTGTCGAAGTTGGCGCGGGACAACCAGGTCACGCTGTTCATGGTGTTCCAGGCGGCGTTCGCCACACTGCTGACCCGTATGGGGGCCGGCACGGACATCCCGATCGGCAGCCCGATCGCCGGCCGCACCGACGAGGCCATGGACAACCTGGTCGGCTTCTTCGTCAACACGTTGGTGCTGCGCACCGACACGTCCGGCGACCCGAGCTTCCGTGACCTGCTGTCCCGGGTGCGCAAGGCCGGCCTGGCCGCGTTCGCCCACCAGGACCTGCCGTTCGAGAAGCTGGTCGAGCACCTCCAGCCGGAGCGCTCGCTGTCCCGCAACCCGCTGTTCCAGGTGCTGCTGGCCTTCCAGAACATGCCCGGCGGGCTGACCGAGTTCCCCGGACTGACCATCACCACCGAGCCGGTGCGGGTCGACTTCGCCAAGTTCGACCTGGCCCTGGCCGTGCGCGAACGGTTCGAGGGCGGCATCGAAGGCGACTTCGAGTTCAACACCGACCTGTTCGAGCGCGGCACGGTCGAGGCCTTCGGCCAGCGGCTCGTTGGGGTCCTCGCGGCCGTCGCGGCCGACCCGAAGCGGCCGATCAGCCAGCTCGACGTGATGGTGCCGGGGGAGCGGGATCGCCTGGTCATCGAGCACAACGCCACGCCGACGGCCGGCGACGCGGACACCGTGCCGGCGCTGTTCCGGCAGCGCGTGGCCGAGGCCCCGGACGCGACCGCGGTGGTGTTCGAGGGCGAGCAGCTGACGTATGCCGAGCTGGACGACCGGTCAAATCGGTTGGCACGGCTGCTGATCGCCAGCGGGGCCGGCGCGGAACGGCTGGTGGCGCTGGGTTTGCCGCGCTCGATCGACCTGGTCGTGGCCCAGCTGGCGGTGCTCAAGGCCGGCGCGGCATACCTGCCCGTCGACCCGGATTACCCGTCTGAGCGCATCGCGTACATGCTGGGCGACGCCAAACCGGCGCTGCTGCTCACGCACACCGACCTGGCCTCACGCTGGCCCGATCTGCCCACGATCTTCCTGGATGGCCTTGAGCTGGACCGATATTCGGCGCAGGCGCCGGAAGTGTCGGTCTCGGTGGCGCACCCGGCCTACGTCATCTACACCTCGGGCTCCACCGGCCGCCCCAAGGGCGTTGTGGCGTCGCACTTCGGCGCGAAAGCCCTGGTCAGCTCGCAGCGGGAACGGCTCGGCGTCGGCGCCGGCAGCCGCGTGCTCCAGTTCGCGTCGACGAGCTTCGACGCGGCGTTCTGGGAGCTGTGCATGGGCCTGCTCTCCGGGGCGACCCTGGTGCTGGCCCCGGCCGACCGGCTGCTGCCCGGAAACGCCCTGGTCACGCTGCTGACGCAGCAGCGGATCACGCACGTCACGCTGCCGCCGGCCGCGCTGCCGGTGATGGCCCCGCAGGAGTGGCCGACCGGCGTCACGCTGGTCGTGGCCGGTGAGGCCACCGCGCCTGACCTGGTCGAACGCTGGTCCGAGGGCCGCGTGATGATCAACGCGTACGGCCCGACCGAGACCACGGTCTGCGCCACCATGAGTACCCCGCTGACCGGTGCGGTCGTGCCGCCGATCGGCTCGCCGATCATGGACGCCCGGATGTACGTGCTGGACGACCAGCTGCGGCCGGTGCCGACCGGCGCGGTCGGCGAGCTCTACCTGGCCGGCGCGGGCCTGGCCCGCGGTTACCTCAACCGGCCAGACCTGTCGGCGACCCGGTTCCTGGCCGATCCGTTCGGCCCGGCCGGCGCGCGGATGTACCGATCCGGCGACCTCGGGCGGTGGCGCGCCGACGGCACGCTGGAGTTCGTCGGCCGCGTCGACGACCAGGTCAAGGTGCGCGGTTTCCGGATCGAGCTGGGCGAGGTCGAGGCGGCGCTGTCCGAGTGCCCCGAGGTGTCGCAGGCCGCCGTGATCGCCCGTGACGGGCAGCTCGTCGGGTACATCGTGCCGGCTGAGGACAGTGAGCAGCTCGACGTCGAGCATGTGGACGAGTGGCAGCGGACGTACGAGTCGGTGTACGAGAATGCCGGCAGCGGTGAGTTCGGCCAGAACTTCGAGGGCTGGAACTCGAGCTACGACGGCACGCCGATCCCGCTGGAGCAGATGCGGGAGTGGCGCGACGCCACCGTGCAGCGAATCCTTGCCCTGCAACCCAAGCGCGTTCTGGAGCTGGGCGTCGGCAGCGGTCTGATCATGGCCGAGGTGGCCCCGCACTGCGAGGCGTACTGGGGCTCGGACTTCTCCACCGCCGTGATCGACGCCTTGCAGGCGCAGATCGCGGAGCGGCCCGACTACGCGGCGAAGGTGCAGCTCAAGGCGGCCGCCGCGCACGAGCTCGACGGCTTCCCGACCGGCCACTTCGACGTGGTCGTGATCAACTCGGTCAGCCAGTACTTCCCGAACGCCGCCTACCTCCACGACGTGATCACCGGCGCGCTGGCGCTGCTGGCCCCGGGCGGCACGGTGTTCGTCGGCGACGTCCGCAACCTGCGCACGCTGCCGGCCCTGCACGCCGCCATGGAGCACGGCCGTACTGAGCGGGAACTTGTTGTCGCGCCCGAGTTCTTCGCCTCGATCCCGGGTGTGGCCGCGGTCGACATCCAGCTGGAGCGCGGTTCGTTCCACAACGAGCTGACCCGGCACCGCTACCACGTCGCCCTGCACAAGGACACTGCTCAGGTCGTTGATGTGGCGGATGCGCCGGTTCTCGAGTGGACCGACCTGGACGCGCTGCGGGTGGCGTTGGTCGGCGAGCAGCTGCGGGTGGTCAACGTCCCGAACAGCCGGTTGTTCACCGAGCGCGGCGGGTCGACGCCGGTGGACGTGGAGGAATTCCACGCGCTGGGCGAGGAGCTGGGTTACCGCGTGGCGGTGACCTGGGCCGCGGACGACCTGGTCGACGTTGTTTTCACTACAGCCGACGGTGTACTGGATGGTGTATACCGTCCACTGGAAGACGGTAGTCCGTCGACCAACGAGCCCAGCCGGATCCAGCACAAGCCGGCCCTGGCGGCCTCGATCCGTACCCGGCTGGGCAACTGGCTGCCCAAGCACATGGTGCCGGCGTTCGTCGTCGTGCTGGACGAGATGCCGCTGACCCCCAACGGAAAGGTCGACCGCAAGGCGCTGCCCGCGCCCGACCTGGCCGCCGGCTCCACCGGCCGGGCCCCGCGCAACTCCCGCGAGCAGGTGCTGTGCACGCTGTTCGCCGAGGTGCTTGGCGTGCCCGAGGTCGGCATCGAGGACAACTTCTTCGACATGGGCGGGCATTCGCTGCTGGCCACCCGCCTGGTCAGCCGGATCCGCGCCACGCTGGCGGCGGAGATCGGCGTGCGGGACCTGTTCGAGGCCCCGACCGTGGAGTCCCTCGCGCTGGCCCTGGACACCGCCGACCAGGCCCGGCCGCCGCTGGTCGCCGGCCCGCGGCCGGAGCTGGTGCCGCTGTCCTTCGCCCAGCGCCGGCTGTGGTTCCTCAACCAGCTGGAGGGGCCGAGCCCGACGTACAACATCCCGCTGCCGCTGCGGCTGGCCGGACCGATCGACCAGGACGCCATGCGATTGGCGCTGTCCGACCTGGTGGCCCGGCACGAGAGCCTGCGCACGGTCTTCCCGGCCCACAACGGCGTGCCGTACCAGGAGATTCTCGCCGACGCGACGCCGGTGCTGGAGGTCGCGGAGTTCACCGACGACGCCGTGGCCAATGCCGCGCGGCACTGCTTCGACCTGGCCGGCGAGCTGCCGATCCGGGCCTGGCTGTTCGAGAACGGCCCCGAGGACCACGTGCTTCTCGTGCTGCTGCACCACATCGCGGCCGACGGCTGGTCGTGGTCCCCGCTGGCCCGCGACCTGGCCACGGCCTACGCCGCCCGGCGTGACGGAGCCGCCCCGACCTGGGCCCCGCTGCCCGTGCAGTACGCGGATTACACGCTGTGGCAACAGGATCTGCTCGACGGTCTGATGGACGAGCAGCTGGCGTACTGGGAGCGGGCCCTGGCCGGCATTCCGGAGCAGCTGGAGCTGCCGACCGACCGGCCGCGGCCGGCGGTGGCCGGGCACGACGGCGACGCGGTGCCGTTCCGTATCGAGAACCGGCTCTACCGTGGCCTGCTCGACCTGGCCAAGGACTCGCAGGCGACCGTGTTCATGGTGCTACAGGCCGCTTTCGCCGCGTTGCTGACGCGGATGGGTGCTGGCACGGACATTCCGATCGGCAGCCCGATCGCCGGTCGTACCGATGAGGCGTTGGACGATCTGGTCGGGTTCTTCGTGAACACGTTGGTGCTGCGCACCGACACGTCCGGCGACCCGAGCTTCCGTGAGCTGCTGGACCGGGTTCGCGCCACCAGCCTCTCCGCGTATGCCAACCAGGACCTGCCGTTCGAGAAGCTGGTCGAGCACCTCCAGCCCGAGCGTTCGCTGTCGCGGCACCCGCTGTTCCAGGTCATGGTGGCCTTCCAGAACAGCGTCTCGGCCGATCTCGACCTGCCCGGCCTGGACGCCAAGCTGGAGACGACCGGCGTCGGCATCGCCAAGTTCGACCTGCACCTGAGCATCGCCGAGCGGGCGCGGGTGATCGACTGCGCGCTGGAGTACCGCAGCGACCTGTTCGACCGGTCGACCGTGGCGGCCATGACCGATCGCCTGTACCGGTTGCTGGAGTTCGCCGTCGCCTCGCCGGACCGTCCTATCGGGACGTTCGACCTGGTGACCGCCGACGAGCGTGAAGCCTTGCTCGCCGCCGGCACCGGTGTGACTCTGCCGGCGCCGGAGGTTTCGGTGCCGGAGCTGTTCGAGGCTGCGGTGGCTAAGACCCCGGACGCACGGGCGGTGCTGTTCGAAGGCGAGAGCGTCACGTTCGCCGAGCTCAACGCCCGGGCCAACCGCGTGGCGCACGCCCTGATCGCCCGGGGCGTGCGGCCGGAAACCGTGGTGGCGCTGGCCATGCCGCGGTCGATCGAGATGGTCGTGGCGCTGGTCGGCATCCTCAAGGCCGGCGCGGCGTACCTGCCGATCGACCCCGACTACCCGGCCAGCCGCGTCGAGTTCATGCTCGCCGACGCCGCCCCGGCGCTCGTGCTGACGCCGGAAGTGGTGTCCGAGCTGGACGGCCCCGACTCGAACCCGGAAGTCGCCATCGCCCAGGGGAATCCGGCGTACCTCGTCTACACCTCGGGGTCCACCGGCCGGCCCAAGGCGGTCGTGATGCCGACATCCGGTCTGGTCAACCTGCTGACCTGGCACCAGTGGCGGTTCGCCGACCGACCGGGCACGGTCACCGCGCAGTTCACCGCGATCGGCTTCGACTTCTCCGTGCAGGAGATCCTGGCGACGCTGGTCACCGGCCGCACGCTGGCCGTGCCGACCGAGGACGTGCGGCGGTCGGCCGAGCTGCTGGTGGGGTGGCTGGACGCCAATGCCGTCAGCGAGCTCTACGCGCCGAACCTGGTCATCGAGGCCATGGTCGAGGCCGCCGCCGAGCAGGGCACCGAGCTGCCGGCGCTGACCGACGTGCTTCAGGGCGGCGAGGCGCTGACCCTGAGCCCCCGGGTTCGCGCGTTCTTCGACCGCCCCGGCCGCCGGCTGCACAACGTGTACGGCCCGGCCGAGACCCACGCCTGCACCACGGATTCGTTGCCGGAGAACGTGGTCGACTGGCCTGCGATCGCATCCATCGGCGACACCGTGGCCAATGACCGGGTGTACGTGCTGGACAACGCGTTGCGGCTGGTGCCGCGCGGGGTCGTCGGCGAGCTGTACGTCGCCGGCAACGGCCTGGCCCGCGGCTACTTCAACCGCCCCGACATCTCGTCCACCCGGTTTGTCGCGGATCCGTTCAGCGCTGGCCGCATGTACCGCACCGGCGACCTCGTGCGCTGGTCGTCCACCGGCGCGCTGGAGTTCGTCGGCCGGGCCGACGACCAGGTCAAGATCCGGGGCTTCCGGGTCGAGCTGGGCGAGGTCGAGGCCGTCGTGGCCTGCTGCCCGGGTGTGAGCCGCGCGGCGGTTCTGGTGCGGGACAAGGCGTTGGTGGCCTACGTGACCGGCGCCGACCTGGTGCCGGCGACCGTCCGGGAGTACGTCGCCGGCCGACTGCCCGACTACATGGTGCCGACCTCGGTCGTGGTGCTGGACGAATTCCCGTTGACCGTCAACGGAAAGCTCGACCGCAAGGCGCTGCCGGCCCCGGTGCTGGACAGCAGCCAGCGTGAGCCGCGGACGGTGGTCGAGGAGGTGCTCTGCTCGCTGTTCGCCGAGGTCCTCAACCGACCGCAGGTCGGCGTGGACGACGGCTTCTTCGAGCTGGGCGGGCACTCGCTGCTGGCCACCCGGCTGGTGTCGCGGGTCCGGTCGGTGCTGGGCGTCGAGCTCTCGGTGCGCAGCCTGTTCGAGGCCCCGACCGTGGCCGGGCTGGCCCGGGTCGTCGGCGACATCGGCGACGACGCCCGGCCGACGCTGGCCCCGTACGAGCGCGGCGACCGGTTGCCGCTGTCCTTTGCCCAGCAGCGGTTGTGGTTCCTGCACCGGGTCGAGGGTCCGAGCCCGACCTACAACCTGCCGTTCGCGCTGCGCCTGACCGGGGCCCTGAACGAGGCCGCGTTGCAGGCGGCGGTGGACGCCCTGGTGGCTCGGCACGAGAGCCTGCGCACGATCTTCCCGGACGAGGATGGTGTGCCCTACCAGGAGATTCTCGACGACGTCAGCGTGGCGATCAAGGTCGTGCCGACCACGCCGGACGATCTGCCGGAGCTGTTGGCGGCCTCGGTTCGTGAGGGCATCGACCTGGCCTCCGAGCTGCCGCTGCGGGTCACGCTGTTCCGCCTGTCGGCCCACGAGCACGTGCTCTGCCTGCTGCTGCACCACATCGCGGGTGACGGCTGGTCACTCGCGCCGCTGGTGCGGGACCTGACCACGGCCTACGCGGCTCGGCGCAACGGAGTTGCGCCGAGGTGGCAGCCGTTGCCCGTGCAGTACGCGGATTACACGCTGTGGCAGCAGGAACTGCTTGGCACCGATGATGACCCGGACAGTGTGGTGTCCAAGCAGATCGAGTTCTGGCGGGGAGCCCTGGCCGGCGCCCCGGACGAGATCGACCTGCCGACCGACTACCCGCGGCCGGCGGTCAGCGCCAGTGACGGCGACACCGTGCTGTTCCACATCGAGCCGCCGCTGCACGCGGCCCTGACCGACCTGGCCCGCGGCACCGGGGCCAGCCTGTTCATGGTGCTCCAGGCGGCTTTTGCCACCTTGCTGACCAGGATGGGTGCTGGTACCGACATTCCGATCGGCACGCCGATCGCCGGTCGCACCGATGAGGCGTTGGACGACCTGGTCGGGTTCTTCGTGAACACGTTGGTGCTGCGCACCGACACGTCCGGCGACCCGAGCTTCCGCGAGCTGCTGGACCGGGTCCGGGCGGTGAACCTGGCTGCCTACGCCAACCAAGATCTGCCGTTCGAGCGGCTGGTCGAGGCGGTCAACCCGGAACGCACGCTCTCCCGGCACCCGTTGTTCCAGGTCATGCTGGCCTTGCAGAACACGCCCGAGGCCGCTCTGCGGCTGCCCGGCCTCGACGCCGCGGTGGAGCCGTTCGGTATCGGCATCGCCAAGTTCGATCTGACCGTGAACCTGACCGAGCGCGGCGACAACGGCGGCATCGACGCCGTGATCGAGTACCGCCGCGACCTGTTCGAGCGGGCTACCGCCGCCGCGCTGACCGAGCGGTTCCTGCGGGTTCTCGCCACGGTGGCGGCCGATCCGGAGCGTTCCATCGGCGACATCGACGTGCTCAAGGAGGCCGAGCACGCGGCCATCGCCGGCGGACTGGCCGGCTTGCCCGCGCCGTACGGGGTGGATTCCACTGTCGCCCACCGGTTTGCCGAGCAGGCCGACCGAACGCCGGACGCGGTGGCCGTCCGCGACGGGTTCCGGTCGCTGACCTACCGTGAGCTCGACGCGCAGGCCAACCGCGTGGCAAACCTTGTGTTGGAGCATGGTTCCCCGACCGTTGCCGTCCACATGGAACGGTCGGTCGACCTGGTGGTTGCCGTGCTGGGCATCCTCAAGGCCGGCAGTGCCTATGTCCCGCTGCACCACGGCTATCCGGTGGATCGCATGCGTCACGTGATCGCCGAGACCGGCGCTCGGGTGCTGCTGGCCGACCGGACCCAACCCGAGTTCGACTGCACAGTGCTCACCGTTGCTGACGCATCCGTTTACGCGGCAACGGATCCGGGCATTGCCGGCAATCCCGATGCACTGGCCTACGTGATGTACACGTCCGGCTCGACCGGTGTGCCCAAGGGCGTCGCGATCACTCAGCGCGATGTGCTCAGCCTGGCCTTCGACCGCTGCTGGCGGTCGGGTCCGGGGAGCGGGTGCTACTGCACTCCCCGCACGCCTTCGACATCTCCACCTACGAGCTGTGGGTGCCGCTGCTGGGTGGCGGTGAGATCGTCGTGGCCCCGGCCGGTGACCTCGACGTTTCCGTGCTGCGGCAGCTGA
- a CDS encoding MbtH family protein, translated as MANPFDDNDGRFVVLVNDEGQHSLWPTFAEVPAGWTVAHQEDSREACLDYVNANWTDMRPKSLVAAMSSGEADGIG; from the coding sequence ATGGCTAACCCGTTCGACGACAACGACGGCCGCTTCGTCGTCCTGGTCAACGACGAGGGCCAGCACTCGCTCTGGCCGACCTTCGCCGAGGTGCCCGCCGGCTGGACCGTGGCGCACCAGGAGGACAGCCGCGAGGCGTGCCTTGACTACGTGAACGCGAACTGGACCGACATGCGGCCGAAGAGCCTGGTCGCGGCGATGAGCTCGGGGGAGGCTGACGGCATTGGCTGA
- a CDS encoding alpha/beta fold hydrolase: protein MSTYELWVPLLGGGEIVVAPAGDLDVSVLRQLIRDERITCLMLTAGLFGVLADESPDCFAGVREVWTGGDVVSATAVRRVQNACPDTVIQVLYGPTETTLGVTHYTVDPAHVPATMPIGRPLDGVHCYVLDEKLRPVAKGVSGELYLSGEGLARGYLGRPGLTAERFVANPFDGSRMYRTGDLVRWRDGGLLEFVGRADDQVKIRGFRVELGEVETAVATHPDVTRAAVVVREVQPGDKRLVGYLVADEPDLDDLRRHLTGLLPDYMVPSAFVLVDQIPLTANGKVDLKALPAPAWSSGDSEGPRTPQEEVLCGLFAEVLGLAKVGRDEGFFDLGGHSLLVTRLVGRISATLGVQVGIRDLFESPTVAALAQRLASGGAGGSLDVVLPLRANGTLPPLFCVHPAGGIGWIYSGLMRHLPAERPIIALQARGLDGSPDLPGTIEEMAADYVEQIRKTQPGGPYHLLGWSFGGMVAHEIAVQLQAAGERIELLSVLDAFPASFEEGHVLTEREIMILLLNAVGQRPESLGDRPLTPETVKAVLRAEGSALANLSERDLESMLAVFVNNSTLIQHFQPKVYDGDLLFFTAARGRTAESSTVEAWRPHVTGALANTDIDADHGGMTQPDALAGVAAVLNRK from the coding sequence ATCTCCACCTACGAGCTGTGGGTGCCGCTGCTGGGTGGCGGTGAGATCGTCGTGGCCCCGGCCGGTGACCTCGACGTTTCCGTGCTGCGGCAGCTGATCCGCGACGAGCGGATCACCTGTCTGATGCTGACGGCCGGCCTGTTCGGCGTGCTGGCCGACGAGAGCCCGGACTGCTTTGCCGGGGTGCGTGAGGTGTGGACCGGTGGTGACGTCGTGTCCGCGACCGCCGTCCGCCGGGTGCAGAACGCTTGCCCCGACACGGTGATCCAGGTCCTGTACGGCCCCACGGAGACGACTCTCGGCGTCACCCACTACACCGTCGACCCGGCCCACGTGCCGGCGACGATGCCGATCGGCCGGCCGTTGGACGGCGTGCACTGCTACGTCCTCGACGAGAAGCTGCGGCCCGTGGCCAAGGGTGTCTCCGGCGAGCTTTACCTGTCCGGCGAAGGACTTGCCCGTGGCTACCTCGGCCGGCCCGGCCTCACGGCGGAACGGTTCGTGGCCAATCCCTTTGACGGCAGCCGGATGTACCGCACCGGCGACCTCGTGCGCTGGCGGGACGGCGGCCTGCTGGAGTTCGTCGGCCGCGCCGACGACCAGGTCAAGATCCGGGGCTTCCGGGTCGAGTTGGGCGAGGTCGAGACGGCCGTGGCCACGCACCCGGACGTCACCCGGGCCGCGGTCGTGGTCCGCGAGGTCCAGCCGGGCGACAAGCGCCTGGTCGGCTACCTGGTGGCCGACGAGCCTGACCTCGACGACCTGCGCCGGCACCTGACCGGCCTGCTGCCCGACTACATGGTTCCGTCGGCCTTCGTGCTCGTGGACCAGATCCCGTTGACCGCCAACGGAAAGGTTGACCTCAAGGCACTGCCCGCGCCGGCCTGGTCCAGCGGCGACTCGGAAGGCCCGCGCACCCCGCAGGAGGAAGTCCTCTGTGGACTGTTCGCCGAGGTGCTCGGCCTGGCCAAGGTCGGCCGGGACGAGGGCTTCTTCGACCTCGGCGGCCACTCGCTGCTGGTGACCCGGCTGGTCGGACGGATCTCGGCCACGCTGGGCGTGCAGGTCGGCATCCGCGACCTGTTCGAGTCGCCGACCGTCGCCGCGCTGGCCCAGCGCCTGGCTTCCGGCGGTGCCGGCGGCTCGCTGGACGTGGTGCTGCCGTTGCGGGCCAACGGAACCCTGCCGCCGCTGTTCTGCGTGCACCCGGCCGGCGGCATCGGCTGGATCTACTCCGGCCTGATGCGGCACCTGCCGGCCGAGCGGCCGATCATCGCGCTCCAGGCCCGTGGCCTCGACGGCTCGCCGGACCTGCCGGGCACCATCGAGGAGATGGCCGCCGACTACGTCGAGCAGATCCGCAAAACCCAGCCCGGAGGCCCGTACCACCTGCTCGGCTGGTCCTTCGGCGGCATGGTGGCGCACGAGATCGCGGTGCAGCTCCAGGCGGCCGGCGAGCGGATCGAGCTGCTCAGCGTGCTGGACGCGTTCCCGGCCAGCTTCGAGGAAGGGCACGTGCTGACCGAGCGGGAGATCATGATCCTGCTGCTCAACGCGGTCGGCCAGCGCCCGGAGTCGCTCGGCGACCGCCCGCTGACCCCGGAGACCGTGAAGGCGGTGCTGCGTGCGGAAGGCAGTGCGCTGGCCAACCTCAGCGAGCGGGACCTGGAGTCGATGCTCGCGGTGTTCGTCAACAACAGCACCCTGATCCAGCACTTCCAGCCCAAGGTCTACGACGGCGACCTGCTGTTCTTCACCGCCGCCCGCGGCCGTACCGCCGAATCGTCCACTGTGGAGGCTTGGCGCCCGCACGTGACCGGGGCACTGGCCAACACCGACATCGACGCCGACCACGGCGGCATGACCCAGCCGGACGCGCTGGCCGGGGTGGCCGCCGTCCTGAACCGGAAATGA